A region from the Janthinobacterium agaricidamnosum genome encodes:
- a CDS encoding TonB-dependent siderophore receptor has protein sequence MTLHPTTGAVRAALVLFLAVGGAGAGATLPHLALAAEASQAASTRDYSIPAGSLRDALASFAIAAGVNLSTQGVALDGLVTPGLQGRYGVAAGLQTLLQGSGLDVVDGGSGNYMLRKMNASTADGGLASMPAVVVSAEADRATEGTGLYTARAMSTATGLNLSQRHTPQTVSVIARQQMEDFDLTTLQDVARATPGIYGKTQGVSDQETTYFARGFALSHVNVDGLPLDVTGFNERNVSADMLMYDRVEVVRGATGLMEGAGAPSGSINMIRKRPTATPLLNASAHLGSWKDRQLTVDAGNALNASGSVRGRVAASWRDSDSFVDVVNNTNGTVYAIVEADLTPSTTAGIGFSRQHSRTDGVFVGLPTFADGRHMDLPRSTFLNNADSFQKRDNNVVFADLETRLEKGWRSRFAITRIDASSSTRNTTNSRIDGEIYRFGQSETGWKYNTEQVVADWRLSGPVTWFGRQHDVIVGASYRHDDSDAGQSWEGAGTRVIDIRQWNPHAYRMNGAPFEPYNWGRKTDEKGIYAAGNFSLADPLRLVLGGRFGWYAQDVTGWYASNPTWRRGLTENAKFTPYAGLVYDLDQHHSVYASGTQIFEPQSSLDMRGNTLPPLSGTNLEVGVKGEYFGGRLNAGGALFRIKQNNRAMADEVNCPTGGAIYCARAAGQVQSEGVDLQVSGSPLPGWQIAGGYTYVLAKYTKDSVAANIGQRIATDEPKQLFKLYTTVQLRGSLARWNLGGSVYAQDKIYRRDTGYLTQQGGYAIVGLTAGYRLSEQVQLRVSVDNVLDRRYYQGLGYAWSGGLERYGAPRSVLLSLNYKL, from the coding sequence ATGACGCTCCATCCCACCACCGGCGCCGTGCGCGCCGCGCTGGTCTTGTTTCTCGCCGTGGGCGGCGCCGGCGCCGGCGCCACTTTGCCGCACTTGGCGCTGGCGGCCGAGGCCAGCCAGGCAGCCAGCACACGCGACTACAGCATCCCCGCCGGCAGCCTGCGCGATGCGCTGGCCTCGTTTGCCATCGCCGCCGGCGTGAACCTGTCCACGCAGGGCGTGGCGCTCGACGGCCTGGTGACGCCGGGCTTGCAGGGCCGTTATGGCGTCGCGGCCGGCTTGCAAACGTTGCTGCAAGGCAGCGGCCTGGACGTGGTGGACGGCGGCAGCGGCAATTATATGTTGCGCAAAATGAATGCCAGCACGGCCGATGGCGGCCTGGCCAGCATGCCCGCCGTGGTCGTCAGCGCCGAGGCGGACCGCGCTACGGAAGGCACGGGTTTATATACGGCGCGCGCCATGTCGACGGCCACGGGCTTGAACCTGTCGCAGCGCCACACGCCGCAAACGGTCAGCGTGATTGCGCGCCAGCAAATGGAAGATTTCGATTTGACCACCTTGCAGGACGTCGCGCGCGCCACGCCTGGCATCTATGGCAAGACGCAGGGCGTGTCCGACCAGGAAACCACGTATTTTGCGCGCGGTTTTGCCTTGAGCCACGTCAACGTCGATGGCTTGCCGCTCGATGTCACGGGTTTCAATGAACGCAACGTCTCGGCCGACATGCTGATGTACGACCGGGTGGAAGTGGTGCGCGGCGCCACGGGTTTGATGGAAGGGGCGGGCGCGCCGTCGGGCAGCATCAACATGATACGCAAGCGCCCCACGGCCACGCCTCTGCTGAACGCGTCCGCTCACCTTGGCAGCTGGAAGGACCGGCAATTGACGGTGGACGCCGGCAATGCCTTGAACGCCTCGGGCAGCGTGCGCGGGAGGGTGGCGGCCAGCTGGCGCGACAGCGACAGTTTCGTCGATGTGGTCAACAACACCAATGGCACCGTGTATGCGATCGTCGAAGCGGACCTGACGCCATCGACCACGGCCGGCATCGGCTTTTCGCGCCAGCACAGCCGCACCGACGGCGTCTTCGTCGGCTTGCCGACGTTTGCCGACGGCCGCCACATGGACTTGCCGCGCTCGACCTTCCTGAACAATGCCGACTCGTTCCAGAAACGCGACAACAACGTCGTCTTCGCCGACCTGGAAACCAGGCTGGAGAAGGGCTGGCGCAGCCGCTTTGCCATCACGCGCATCGATGCCTCGTCCAGCACGCGCAACACCACCAACAGCCGCATCGATGGCGAGATCTATCGCTTCGGCCAGTCGGAAACGGGCTGGAAGTACAACACGGAACAGGTGGTGGCTGACTGGCGCCTGAGCGGCCCCGTCACCTGGTTCGGCCGCCAGCACGACGTCATCGTGGGCGCCAGCTACCGCCACGACGATTCGGATGCGGGTCAGAGCTGGGAGGGCGCCGGCACGCGCGTGATCGACATCCGCCAGTGGAATCCCCATGCCTATCGCATGAACGGCGCGCCGTTCGAGCCGTACAACTGGGGCCGCAAGACGGATGAGAAGGGAATTTATGCGGCCGGCAACTTCAGCCTGGCCGATCCGCTGCGCCTGGTGCTGGGCGGGCGCTTCGGCTGGTATGCGCAGGACGTGACGGGCTGGTATGCCAGCAACCCCACGTGGCGGCGCGGCCTGACGGAAAACGCGAAGTTTACGCCGTATGCGGGCCTCGTCTACGACCTGGACCAGCATCACTCCGTGTATGCGAGCGGCACGCAGATCTTCGAGCCGCAAAGCTCGTTGGATATGCGCGGCAATACTTTGCCGCCGTTGAGCGGCACCAACCTGGAAGTGGGCGTCAAGGGCGAGTACTTCGGCGGCCGCCTCAATGCCGGCGGCGCGCTGTTCCGCATCAAGCAGAATAACCGCGCGATGGCCGATGAAGTCAATTGCCCCACGGGCGGCGCCATCTATTGCGCCCGCGCGGCCGGGCAGGTGCAGAGCGAAGGCGTCGACCTGCAAGTGTCCGGCTCGCCTTTGCCGGGCTGGCAGATCGCCGGCGGCTACACCTATGTGCTGGCCAAATACACGAAAGACAGCGTGGCGGCGAACATCGGCCAGCGCATCGCCACGGATGAGCCGAAGCAATTGTTCAAGCTGTACACGACTGTGCAGCTGCGCGGCAGCCTGGCGCGCTGGAATCTGGGCGGCTCCGTGTACGCGCAGGACAAGATATACCGCCGCGACACGGGCTACCTGACGCAACAGGGCGGCTACGCCATCGTCGGCTTGACGGCCGGCTACCGCCTGAGCGAGCAGGTGCAGCTGCGCGTCAGCGTCGACAACGTGCTGGACCGCCGCTACTACCAGGGCCTCGGCTATGCGTGGTCGGGCGGGCTGGAACGCTACGGCGCGCCGCGCAGCGTGCTGCTGTCCCTGAACTACAAGCTGTAG
- a CDS encoding FecR domain-containing protein produces the protein MNASTAAIDPRAARAAAQWLVRLHGGPLNVDEQQAFQAWRTSDPAHEAAWKRAELVCGTLASVPPVLRQAADGAPQSPQRRAVLYGLAGLIVAGPALWLASQSAPWQAWRAAIRTARGEIRHMTLPDGTQLVLNTDTAIDVRFDGAARLVVLHAGEIHVATAHDGAVPARPFLVRSSNGVVRALGTHFSVRHGGSVLAPRTQVSVSEGAVEIRPREASDALRRVDAGRQGSFDDAAVSALTPLAPHADAWLRGVLIAERMPLGEVLEQVARYRYGVLRCDPALAAMPVDGIFQLHDPENILLLLQRALPIRLARRTRYWISVEAA, from the coding sequence GTGAACGCCAGCACGGCTGCCATCGACCCGCGCGCCGCCCGCGCGGCGGCGCAATGGCTGGTGCGCTTGCATGGGGGGCCTTTGAACGTTGACGAACAGCAAGCCTTCCAGGCCTGGCGCACCAGCGATCCCGCGCACGAAGCGGCCTGGAAAAGGGCCGAGCTCGTGTGCGGCACCCTGGCCAGCGTGCCGCCGGTGCTGCGCCAGGCGGCGGACGGGGCGCCGCAGTCGCCGCAGCGGCGTGCCGTGCTCTACGGCCTGGCCGGGCTGATCGTGGCCGGACCGGCACTGTGGCTGGCCAGCCAGTCGGCGCCGTGGCAAGCGTGGCGCGCGGCCATCCGCACGGCCAGGGGCGAAATCCGCCACATGACATTACCCGATGGCACGCAACTGGTACTCAATACGGACACGGCCATCGACGTGCGCTTTGACGGCGCGGCGCGGCTGGTGGTCTTGCATGCCGGGGAAATACACGTCGCCACGGCGCACGACGGGGCCGTGCCGGCGCGCCCGTTCCTCGTGCGCAGCAGTAATGGCGTCGTGCGCGCGCTCGGTACGCACTTCAGCGTGCGCCACGGCGGCAGCGTGCTGGCGCCGCGCACGCAGGTGAGCGTCAGCGAGGGCGCCGTCGAGATCCGGCCAAGGGAAGCTTCCGACGCCTTGCGCAGGGTCGATGCGGGCCGGCAGGGCAGTTTTGACGACGCGGCCGTTTCCGCCTTGACGCCGCTGGCGCCGCATGCGGACGCCTGGCTGCGGGGCGTGCTGATCGCCGAGCGCATGCCGCTGGGCGAGGTGCTCGAACAGGTAGCCCGCTACCGCTATGGCGTGCTGCGCTGCGATCCGGCGCTCGCCGCCATGCCCGTGGACGGCATCTTCCAGTTGCACGACCCGGAGAACATCCTGCTCTTGCTGCAGCGCGCCTTGCCGATCCGGCTGGCGCGCCGCACGCGCTACTGGATCAGTGTCGAGGCGGCTTGA
- a CDS encoding sigma-70 family RNA polymerase sigma factor codes for MNIAQSSESIAGIYSSHHGWLMRWLRAKLQCADHAADLAHDTFVRLLTAPPEGRHSLREPRAYLTTVAQRLLIDHYRRLSLEQAWLETLAQQPELLMQSPEERLLVLEALQRIDAMLDGLPPLVRDAFLLAHVDGLAYGEIARRLGVSERSIKRYMVQAFERCILLIL; via the coding sequence GTGAACATTGCGCAGTCCAGCGAGTCGATAGCAGGCATCTACAGCAGCCACCACGGCTGGCTGATGCGCTGGCTGCGCGCCAAGCTGCAGTGCGCCGACCATGCGGCCGACCTGGCGCACGATACCTTCGTCCGCCTGCTGACGGCGCCGCCCGAGGGAAGGCACAGCCTGCGCGAACCGCGCGCCTATCTCACCACCGTGGCGCAGCGCCTGCTGATCGACCATTACCGGCGCCTGTCGCTGGAGCAGGCGTGGCTGGAAACCCTGGCGCAGCAGCCTGAATTGCTGATGCAGTCGCCGGAAGAGCGTTTGCTGGTATTGGAAGCCTTGCAGCGCATCGATGCCATGCTCGATGGTTTGCCGCCGCTCGTGCGCGACGCCTTCCTGCTGGCGCATGTCGATGGCCTCGCTTATGGAGAAATCGCCCGGCGCCTGGGCGTGAGCGAGCGCAGCATCAAGCGCTACATGGTGCAGGCGTTCGAGCGCTGCATCCTCTTGATCCTGTGA
- a CDS encoding DUF3617 domain-containing protein, which produces MKRSATLFLMMILPLCAAASASAAEPAQRLQRATGLWKVTPATSPFSWEICVDQQRDRLIDDDLWSDFEQECQIASQSRQGDSYTFQSSCPGAKLAGSFKGDLAKAYTLTADTTIELNGKTEVQRTELAGVFLGACPAGLAPGAKKMRGGMVMKSLYLNRYVILGKLV; this is translated from the coding sequence ATGAAACGCAGCGCGACCCTGTTCCTGATGATGATCCTTCCCCTGTGCGCAGCCGCGTCCGCCTCGGCGGCGGAGCCGGCGCAGCGCTTGCAGCGTGCCACGGGGCTGTGGAAGGTGACGCCCGCGACCTCGCCGTTTTCCTGGGAAATTTGCGTTGATCAGCAACGCGACCGCCTGATCGACGACGACTTGTGGAGCGATTTCGAGCAGGAATGCCAGATCGCGTCGCAAAGCCGCCAGGGCGACAGCTATACTTTCCAGTCCAGCTGTCCTGGCGCCAAGCTGGCGGGCAGTTTCAAGGGCGACCTGGCCAAGGCGTATACCCTGACCGCCGATACCACTATCGAACTGAACGGCAAGACCGAGGTGCAACGCACGGAACTGGCGGGCGTATTCCTCGGTGCCTGTCCCGCAGGGCTGGCGCCGGGTGCGAAGAAAATGCGCGGCGGCATGGTCATGAAGAGCTTGTATCTCAACCGCTATGTAATCCTCGGAAAATTAGTGTGA
- the pyk gene encoding pyruvate kinase yields the protein MTMQVQQRATKIVSTIGPASNDIDTLVRMFKAGVDVVRLNFSHGKAQDHIDRARMVREAAALCGREVAIMADLQGPKIRVGKFEEGKIFLENGAKFILDAKWGENGELGNIERCGLDYKELPRDLRAADVLLLNDGLIVLTVDKVVGSEIHTTVKIGGELSNNKGINRQGGGLSAPALTAKDMEDVKTAMSFQADYVAVSFPKNATDMVMARQLANIAGEAWDHKPMMIAKIERAEAIPALQEILDASDGIMVARGDLAVEVGNAAVPALQKRMIKMARASNKLAITATQMMESMIVNAVPTRAEVSDVANAVLDGTDAVMTSAETASGRYPIETVEAMAAICLDAEKWDTCKLDADFLNATFSRIDQSIAYGALFTAHHLRVKAIATLTESGSTALWMSRCNIDIPIVALTPSVGTRRKLALYRNVSTLELTSGTDRDKVLQQAEDLLVEHKVVTKGDTVVLTWGEPMGKVGGTNALKIMKIGQH from the coding sequence ATGACCATGCAAGTACAGCAACGCGCCACCAAGATCGTTTCCACCATTGGCCCCGCTTCGAACGATATCGATACCCTGGTCCGCATGTTCAAGGCCGGCGTCGACGTCGTGCGCCTGAACTTCTCGCATGGCAAGGCGCAAGACCATATCGACCGCGCCCGCATGGTGCGCGAAGCGGCAGCGCTGTGCGGCCGCGAAGTGGCCATCATGGCCGACTTGCAAGGCCCGAAAATTCGCGTCGGCAAGTTTGAAGAAGGCAAGATTTTCCTGGAAAACGGCGCCAAGTTCATCCTCGACGCGAAATGGGGCGAAAACGGCGAACTGGGCAACATCGAGCGCTGCGGCCTCGACTACAAGGAATTGCCGCGCGACTTGCGCGCTGCCGACGTGCTGCTGCTCAACGATGGCCTCATCGTCCTGACGGTGGACAAGGTCGTCGGCAGCGAAATCCACACGACCGTGAAAATCGGCGGCGAATTGTCGAACAACAAGGGCATCAACCGCCAGGGCGGCGGCTTGTCGGCCCCGGCCCTGACGGCCAAGGACATGGAAGACGTGAAAACGGCGATGAGCTTCCAGGCCGATTACGTAGCCGTCTCCTTCCCGAAAAACGCCACGGACATGGTCATGGCGCGCCAGCTGGCCAATATCGCCGGCGAAGCGTGGGACCACAAGCCGATGATGATCGCCAAGATCGAACGGGCGGAAGCCATTCCCGCGCTGCAGGAAATTCTCGATGCTTCCGACGGCATCATGGTGGCCCGTGGCGATTTGGCCGTGGAAGTGGGCAACGCGGCCGTGCCGGCCCTGCAAAAGCGCATGATCAAGATGGCGCGCGCGTCGAATAAGCTTGCCATTACGGCAACGCAGATGATGGAATCGATGATCGTCAACGCCGTGCCGACGCGCGCGGAAGTGTCCGACGTGGCCAATGCAGTGCTCGACGGCACGGATGCCGTCATGACGTCGGCGGAAACGGCGTCGGGCCGCTATCCGATCGAAACGGTGGAAGCGATGGCCGCCATCTGCCTGGACGCGGAAAAGTGGGATACCTGCAAGCTCGATGCCGATTTCCTCAACGCCACGTTTTCGCGCATCGACCAGTCGATCGCCTACGGCGCGCTGTTTACGGCCCACCACCTGCGCGTGAAAGCGATCGCTACCCTGACGGAATCGGGCTCCACAGCCCTGTGGATGAGCCGTTGCAACATCGATATTCCCATCGTCGCGCTGACCCCGAGCGTGGGCACGCGCCGCAAGCTGGCCCTGTACCGCAACGTCAGCACCCTGGAACTGACGTCCGGCACGGACCGCGACAAGGTTTTGCAGCAGGCGGAAGATTTGCTGGTGGAACATAAAGTCGTGACCAAGGGCGACACCGTCGTGCTGACCTGGGGCGAGCCGATGGGCAAGGTCGGCGGCACGAATGCGTTGAAGATCATGAAGATCGGTCAGCACTGA
- the gap gene encoding type I glyceraldehyde-3-phosphate dehydrogenase — translation MTIKVAINGYGRIGRNVLRAFYEGGKQQDIEIVAINDLGDAKSNAHLTRYDTVHGKFPGVVTIDGENMLVNGDRIRVFAQRDPALIPWGELGVDVVLECTGFFTTKEKASAHLKGGAKKVIISAPGGKDVDATIVFGVNQHVLKASDTVISNASCTTNCLAPLVKPLNDAIGIESGLMTTVHAYTNDQVLSDVMHEDLRRARSATHSMIPTKTGAAAAVGLVLPELNGKLDGFAVRVPTINVSLVDLSFIAKRDTTVEEVNALLKTASEGALKGILTYQTEPLVSIDFNHNPASSNFDSTLTKVSGRLVKVSSWYDNEWGFSNRMLDTTVALMAAK, via the coding sequence ATGACCATCAAAGTTGCCATCAATGGCTATGGCCGCATCGGCCGCAACGTCTTGCGCGCGTTTTATGAAGGCGGCAAGCAGCAGGATATCGAAATCGTCGCCATCAACGACCTGGGCGACGCCAAGTCGAATGCGCATCTGACGCGCTACGACACGGTGCACGGCAAGTTTCCCGGCGTCGTCACCATCGACGGCGAGAACATGCTCGTCAACGGCGACCGCATCCGCGTCTTCGCGCAGCGCGACCCGGCCCTGATTCCATGGGGAGAACTCGGTGTCGACGTCGTGCTCGAATGCACGGGTTTCTTCACGACCAAGGAAAAAGCCTCGGCCCACCTGAAGGGCGGGGCAAAGAAAGTCATCATTTCCGCGCCGGGCGGCAAGGACGTGGACGCTACCATCGTGTTCGGCGTCAACCAGCATGTCTTGAAGGCATCGGACACAGTGATTTCGAATGCTTCGTGCACGACGAATTGCCTCGCGCCATTGGTCAAACCCCTCAACGACGCCATCGGCATCGAATCGGGCCTGATGACCACCGTGCATGCCTACACGAACGACCAGGTACTCTCCGACGTGATGCATGAAGACTTGCGCCGCGCCCGTTCGGCCACGCATTCGATGATCCCCACCAAGACGGGTGCGGCGGCCGCCGTGGGCCTCGTCTTGCCGGAACTCAATGGCAAGCTCGATGGTTTCGCCGTGCGCGTGCCGACCATCAACGTCTCCTTGGTCGACCTGTCCTTTATCGCCAAGCGCGATACCACGGTGGAAGAGGTGAATGCCTTGCTGAAAACGGCGTCGGAAGGCGCGCTGAAAGGCATCCTCACCTACCAGACGGAACCGCTCGTTTCCATCGACTTCAACCACAACCCGGCCTCGTCGAACTTCGATTCAACCTTGACCAAGGTGTCGGGCCGCCTCGTGAAAGTGTCGTCGTGGTACGACAACGAGTGGGGTTTCTCGAACCGCATGCTCGACACCACGGTCGCCCTGATGGCGGCCAAGTAA
- the ppc gene encoding phosphoenolpyruvate carboxylase, with amino-acid sequence MQMNEVKDELLSSDIRQLGRLLGDAIRNHLGDPAFERIEHVRQLAIRFRRDNDEAARAQLSDALQALSQEETTQLTRAFSYFSLLANIAEDQHHIRRTRAHLIAGSPPRQGSLSHAVGNVFDAGKADALETFFEDAFVSPVFTAHPTEVQRKSIQNCQMAIARLLSERDRVQMTPEEAEQNEEALGRGIVTLWQTRLLRTSKLSVMDEVANGLSFYDHTILRELPKLYSSLETMLAQRDARWEDAELPNFMKVGSWIGGDRDGNPFVTADILRSTLQTQADKVLDFYLGELRKLASQLSLAQILNACSEPLRALAERSADASPHRVDEPYRRALHGIHARLDATRVVLSGKGKQADGVQPYAAAAELLADLDVVQHSLVSNGLRALARGRLRQLRRAVKVFGFSLAPLDLRQNSDVHERVVGELFAGAQPGLVYLDLDEEQRISLLLAELESPRLLTSPYAQYSEETTSELDIFRAVREAHVKYGKESVPNCIISKAASVSDLLEVALLLKEVGLLRQDSREVDVNIIPLFETIDDLRAGPAIMARAFGLPFYRGLLASRADQQEVMLGYSDSNKDGGFLTSGWELYKAEIELVTVFKQYQIKLRLFHGRGGSVGRGGGPSYEAILAQPAGAVQGQIRLTEQGEVITAKYANPEVGRRNLEVLVAATIQSTLLPQAQLQPKASAGAGHLAAMEELSGTALNAYRDLVYGTEGFEQYFWESTVIAEIAALNIGSRPASRKKSTSIEDLRAIPWVLSWAQCRLMLPGWFGFGSAVQAYLAAHPADGADVLRGMYTDWPFFTSLLSNMDMVLAKSDIAIAGKYAELVKDKALRDAIFTRIRTEYAATLDALKLITGQEELQQANPLMQRSIRNRFPYIDPLNHVQVELLKRFREGKQDAAARTGIHLSINGIAAGLRNSG; translated from the coding sequence ATGCAAATGAATGAAGTGAAAGACGAGCTGCTGAGCAGCGATATCCGCCAGCTGGGCCGTCTGCTGGGCGACGCCATCCGCAACCACCTGGGCGACCCCGCCTTCGAGCGCATCGAACATGTGCGCCAGCTGGCCATCCGTTTCCGCCGCGATAATGATGAAGCGGCGCGCGCGCAGCTGTCCGATGCGCTGCAAGCGCTGTCGCAGGAAGAAACCACGCAATTGACGCGCGCTTTCAGCTATTTCTCGCTGTTGGCCAACATTGCGGAAGACCAGCATCACATCCGCCGCACGCGCGCCCATTTGATCGCCGGGTCGCCGCCGCGCCAGGGTAGCCTCAGCCATGCCGTCGGCAACGTGTTTGACGCGGGCAAGGCCGATGCGTTGGAAACGTTCTTTGAAGATGCGTTCGTCAGCCCCGTGTTCACGGCGCATCCGACGGAAGTGCAACGCAAGAGCATCCAGAATTGCCAGATGGCCATCGCGCGCCTGTTGAGCGAGCGCGACCGCGTGCAAATGACGCCGGAAGAAGCGGAACAGAACGAGGAAGCGCTGGGCCGCGGCATTGTGACCCTGTGGCAAACGCGTCTGTTGCGCACGAGCAAGCTGTCCGTCATGGATGAAGTAGCCAACGGCCTGTCGTTCTACGACCACACGATTTTGCGTGAATTGCCGAAATTGTATTCCTCGCTGGAAACCATGCTGGCCCAGCGCGATGCCCGCTGGGAAGATGCGGAATTGCCCAATTTCATGAAAGTGGGCAGCTGGATAGGCGGCGACCGCGACGGCAACCCCTTCGTCACGGCCGACATCCTGCGCAGCACCCTGCAGACGCAGGCCGACAAGGTGCTCGATTTTTACCTCGGCGAATTGCGCAAGCTCGCTTCGCAACTGTCGCTGGCGCAAATCCTGAACGCCTGCAGCGAGCCGCTGCGCGCGCTGGCCGAGCGCTCGGCCGATGCCTCGCCGCACCGGGTCGACGAACCGTACCGCCGCGCCCTGCATGGCATTCACGCGCGCCTGGACGCCACGCGCGTGGTGCTGTCTGGCAAGGGCAAGCAAGCGGACGGGGTGCAGCCCTACGCTGCGGCCGCCGAGTTGCTGGCCGACCTGGACGTGGTCCAGCATTCGCTCGTCAGCAATGGCTTGCGCGCGCTGGCACGGGGTCGCTTGCGCCAGCTGCGCCGTGCCGTCAAGGTGTTCGGCTTTTCGCTGGCGCCGCTCGACTTGCGCCAGAATTCCGACGTGCATGAGCGCGTCGTGGGCGAACTGTTCGCCGGCGCCCAGCCGGGCCTGGTCTACCTGGACCTCGATGAGGAGCAGCGCATCAGCTTGCTGCTGGCCGAGCTGGAGTCGCCACGCCTGCTGACGTCGCCGTATGCGCAGTACTCGGAAGAAACGACGTCCGAACTCGACATCTTCCGCGCCGTGCGCGAAGCGCATGTGAAATACGGCAAGGAATCGGTGCCGAACTGCATCATCTCCAAGGCGGCCAGCGTGTCGGACTTGCTGGAAGTGGCCTTGCTGCTGAAGGAAGTGGGCTTGCTGCGCCAGGACAGCCGCGAAGTGGACGTCAACATCATTCCCCTGTTCGAAACCATCGACGACTTGCGCGCCGGCCCCGCCATCATGGCGCGCGCGTTCGGCTTGCCGTTCTACCGGGGTTTGCTGGCGTCGCGCGCGGACCAGCAGGAAGTCATGCTTGGTTATTCCGACAGCAACAAGGACGGAGGCTTCTTGACCTCCGGCTGGGAACTCTACAAGGCCGAGATCGAGCTGGTGACGGTGTTCAAGCAATACCAGATCAAGCTGCGCCTGTTCCACGGCCGCGGCGGTTCCGTGGGCCGCGGCGGCGGACCCAGCTACGAAGCCATCCTGGCCCAGCCGGCCGGCGCCGTGCAGGGACAGATCCGCCTGACGGAGCAGGGCGAAGTCATCACGGCCAAGTATGCGAATCCGGAAGTAGGGCGCCGCAACCTGGAAGTGCTGGTGGCCGCCACCATCCAGTCGACCCTGCTGCCGCAGGCGCAGCTGCAGCCGAAGGCTTCGGCCGGCGCGGGCCATTTGGCCGCGATGGAAGAGCTGTCCGGCACGGCCCTGAACGCTTACCGCGACCTCGTCTACGGCACCGAGGGCTTCGAACAGTACTTCTGGGAATCGACGGTGATCGCGGAAATTGCCGCGCTGAACATCGGCAGCCGTCCCGCTTCGCGCAAGAAGTCGACCTCGATCGAGGATTTGCGCGCCATTCCCTGGGTATTGAGCTGGGCGCAATGCCGCTTGATGCTGCCGGGCTGGTTCGGTTTCGGTTCCGCCGTGCAAGCCTACCTGGCCGCCCATCCCGCCGATGGGGCGGACGTGCTGCGCGGCATGTACACGGATTGGCCCTTCTTCACGTCCCTGCTGTCGAACATGGATATGGTGCTGGCCAAGAGCGACATCGCCATCGCCGGCAAGTATGCGGAGCTCGTCAAGGACAAGGCCCTGCGCGACGCCATCTTTACACGCATCCGCACCGAATACGCGGCCACCCTGGATGCCTTGAAGCTGATCACGGGCCAGGAAGAGTTGCAGCAAGCCAACCCGCTGATGCAGCGCTCGATACGCAACCGTTTCCCCTACATCGACCCGCTCAACCACGTGCAGGTGGAGCTGCTGAAACGCTTCCGCGAGGGTAAACAGGATGCGGCGGCCCGCACGGGGATTCATTTGTCGATCAATGGCATTGCGGCGGGGTTGCGCAACAGCGGTTAA
- a CDS encoding RrF2 family transcriptional regulator codes for MRLTAYTDYTLRTLMYLGVHRDHLVTIQDIADLHAISKNHLMKVVHQLGLSGIVETVRGRNGGLRLARDPAEINIGTVVRETENDFFMAECFNKENNTCPLTPDCLLKAKLGQATAAFLAVLDTVTLASILEATPGAPALAAGVIPLHVAK; via the coding sequence ATGCGACTGACTGCCTACACTGACTACACCCTGCGCACCCTGATGTACCTGGGCGTGCACCGCGACCACCTTGTCACCATCCAGGACATCGCCGACCTGCATGCGATTTCCAAGAATCACCTGATGAAGGTGGTGCACCAGCTGGGCCTGTCGGGCATCGTGGAAACCGTGCGTGGGAGGAATGGCGGCCTGCGCCTGGCGCGCGACCCGGCCGAGATCAATATCGGCACCGTGGTACGCGAAACGGAAAATGACTTTTTTATGGCGGAATGTTTTAACAAGGAAAACAATACCTGCCCGCTGACGCCCGATTGCCTGCTGAAAGCCAAGCTGGGCCAGGCCACGGCCGCCTTCCTGGCCGTGCTCGACACGGTAACCCTGGCATCGATACTCGAAGCGACGCCGGGCGCGCCGGCGCTGGCGGCGGGCGTGATTCCCCTGCACGTGGCAAAGTAA